One Bacillota bacterium genomic window, GGGGGGTTATTATGAAAAAGTTAATTGCAAAAATATTAACTGTACTCGTGGTTGTGGCTCTTATATTACCGGGATGCCAAAAAACTGAAAAGGCAGAACCTGAAACCGGAACAGTGCAGAAACAGCCAACTGCAGCTCAGGGGGCGACAGGTCCTCAGAATCCTATGCCAATTGTGACAGATGGGTCGGTAACATTGTCAGTAGCAACATCAGATAATCCATATGCAGCAGCCAGTCTCACTCAGAATCTTCCGGTATGGTAGGAGATTGAAAAAATCACTGGCATAAAAATAAAATGGGATGTTGTTCCTTCAAGTCAGTATAAAACTGTAATGCAGACTAGACTATCTTCCGGTACAAATCTTCCTGATATAATAGATATGCCAGTCGATACTTATAAATACGGAAAAGATGGATTGATTATACCTTTGGATGATCTAATTAAGAAATATGGATTTTATGCAACGATAGCTTTCAAAAAGAAGCCTTTTCTTCCTGCATTGATGAAAACTCCCGATGGAGTTACATACCATCTCTCGGGTGCCAGAGATGAGGAAATAGCAGCAGGACCTTATGGATGGCTTATAAGAAAAGATTGGCTTGATAAATTGAAGCTAAGTGAACCTAAAACAATAGATGACTGGTATAATATCTTGAAAGCATTCAAGGAAAACGATCCTAATGGAAATGGACAGCCTGACGAAATCCCGATAACAAATAATTACGGTATAGCACAAATGTTCAACTGGGGAAATGCTTGGGGTCTGCACCTACGCTTCAGTAAAGGATTTTATCCTGATAAAGACGGTAAAATCCAATACGAGTGGTTAGAACCAAGAGCGAAGGAAGTGATCGTGTTTTTGAATAAGCTGTATAGCGAAGGTCTTTATGATAAGGAATGTGCTATTAACACGTCGGAACAGCAATTATCCAAAGTAGTCAGGAACCTAGCTGGTTCGGCGATAGAATGGCAGGAATCCACTACAATGTGGAACAACAAGTTGAAGGAGTCAGGAGTTAATGATGCGAATTGGATAATGACCAATATACCCTCTGGCCCTAATGGATACCAGGGACATATAGAAACTATCGGTTACGCTAATGGAATGGTTTCCATATCTAAGGATTGCAAGAATCCTGAAGTGGCTTTCAGATGGCTCGATTTTGTGATATACAGCTCAGAAAGTGTCAAACTGCGGACAGTTGGAATAGAAGGGATATCATACACTGTCGAGAATGGAGAAATCAAGATGACCGACTTTGTACTGAAAAATCCTGATGGTTTGGGTCCTGTAGAAGCCATAAGGTCAATAGGTGCTTGGCAGTATTTTCCGATGGTATTGAGTGCGGAGCTGACAGGCAAATTAAAGCTTAGCAATCCTTTGCATAAAGAAAGGGCCAAGTCAATTGAAAAGCAAATTGTACCAAGAGTAGAATTCGCAATAAATACAGATGAGGAATTTACAAAAATTAATAGAAAGCTGACCGATATCTCTACTTACAGGGATGAAATGATTACTAAATTCATAATAGGAGAGGAACCTATAGAAAATTGGGACAAATTCACAGGTATGCTAAAGAGTATGGGTATAGATGAAATACTCCAAGTGAGACAGACGCAGTATGACAGACTTCAGAGCTATGCTAAAGAGTATGGGTATAGATGAAATACTCCAGATGAGACAGACACAGTATGACAGGCTTCAGAAAAACTAATAATATAAGGCTGGTGCATGTACTATTATACAGTACATGCACCTCCATCATAGAAAATAGAAAGGATTAAAGTCATATGTTCAATAAATATGTAAACAATATAGCGTCCAATAAATATGTAAACAATAAA contains:
- a CDS encoding extracellular solute-binding protein — its product is MEKITGIKIKWDVVPSSQYKTVMQTRLSSGTNLPDIIDMPVDTYKYGKDGLIIPLDDLIKKYGFYATIAFKKKPFLPALMKTPDGVTYHLSGARDEEIAAGPYGWLIRKDWLDKLKLSEPKTIDDWYNILKAFKENDPNGNGQPDEIPITNNYGIAQMFNWGNAWGLHLRFSKGFYPDKDGKIQYEWLEPRAKEVIVFLNKLYSEGLYDKECAINTSEQQLSKVVRNLAGSAIEWQESTTMWNNKLKESGVNDANWIMTNIPSGPNGYQGHIETIGYANGMVSISKDCKNPEVAFRWLDFVIYSSESVKLRTVGIEGISYTVENGEIKMTDFVLKNPDGLGPVEAIRSIGAWQYFPMVLSAELTGKLKLSNPLHKERAKSIEKQIVPRVEFAINTDEEFTKINRKLTDISTYRDEMITKFIIGEEPIENWDKFTGMLKSMGIDEILQVRQTQYDRLQSYAKEYGYR